From one Mustelus asterias chromosome 2, sMusAst1.hap1.1, whole genome shotgun sequence genomic stretch:
- the LOC144505796 gene encoding guanylate kinase-like isoform X1 — translation MLVRHIPNILRRRELYECLLYSMYFNRVTKLLTGAGCILKRRSFGTTQSRIRCSEDCLVTCSCLVFVTCALHDQPQHSAESLIAMAKPRPVVVSGPSGAGKSTLLKLLLKEYNQVFGFSVSHTTRNPRPGEENGKDYHFVSREEMLRGIEAGEFIENAEFSGNMYGTSKAAVQEVQARNQICILDIDMQGVRNIKKTDLCPIYLSIQPPSFELLEQRLRQRQTETEESLQKRLLAAKLDMEFSKEPGMFDEVLINDVLEDAYNQLRSVLIEEIQKVKALQN, via the exons AACTGTACGAGTGTTTGTTATACTCCATGTATTTCAACCGTGTTACGAAACTGCTAACCGGAGCAGGGTGTATTTTGAAGAGGAGGTCATTTGGAACAACCCAGAGCAGGA TCAGGTGTTCAGAAGACTGCCTTGTCACGTGCAGCTGCCTAGTCTTT GTTACTTGCGCTCTTCATGATCAACCCCAACATTCTGCAGAGAGTTTAATAG cAATGGCAAAACCTAGACCAGTGGTAGTTAGTGGACCATCTGGAGCAGGAAAGAGTACTCTCCTGAAGCTGCTTCTTAAGGAGTATAACCAAGTTTTTGGATTCAGCGTCTCTC ATACAACAAGAAATCCAAGGCCAGGTGAAGAAAATGGCAAAG ATTACCATTTTGTATCGAGAGAAGAAATGCTCCGTGGCATTGAAGCAGGGGAATTTATAGAAAATGCAGAATTCTCGGGGAACATGTATGGAACAAG TAAAGCAGCAGTCCAGGAGGTACAAGCCAGGAACCAAATCTGTATTCTTGACATCGACATGCAGGGCGTGAGGAATATCAAGAAAACCGACCTGTGTCCAATCTACCTTTCCATTCAACCACCATCATTTGAATTGCTT GAACAACGACTGAGACAGAGACAAACTGAAACCGAGGAAAGTTTACAAAAGAGGTTGCTCGCAGCAAAATTGGACATGGAATTCA GTAAAGAGCCTGGTATGTTTGATGAAGTACTAATTAATGATGTTTTGGAAGATGCCTACAATCAATTGAGATCAGTTCTTATTGAG GAAATTCAAAAGGTGAAAGCCTTACAGAACTGA
- the LOC144505796 gene encoding guanylate kinase-like isoform X4, whose protein sequence is MLVRHIPNILRRRGEAELYECLLYSMYFNRVTKLLTGAGCILKRRSFGTTQSRTMAKPRPVVVSGPSGAGKSTLLKLLLKEYNQVFGFSVSHTTRNPRPGEENGKDYHFVSREEMLRGIEAGEFIENAEFSGNMYGTSKAAVQEVQARNQICILDIDMQGVRNIKKTDLCPIYLSIQPPSFELLEQRLRQRQTETEESLQKRLLAAKLDMEFSKEPGMFDEVLINDVLEDAYNQLRSVLIEEIQKVKALQN, encoded by the exons AACTGTACGAGTGTTTGTTATACTCCATGTATTTCAACCGTGTTACGAAACTGCTAACCGGAGCAGGGTGTATTTTGAAGAGGAGGTCATTTGGAACAACCCAGAGCAGGA cAATGGCAAAACCTAGACCAGTGGTAGTTAGTGGACCATCTGGAGCAGGAAAGAGTACTCTCCTGAAGCTGCTTCTTAAGGAGTATAACCAAGTTTTTGGATTCAGCGTCTCTC ATACAACAAGAAATCCAAGGCCAGGTGAAGAAAATGGCAAAG ATTACCATTTTGTATCGAGAGAAGAAATGCTCCGTGGCATTGAAGCAGGGGAATTTATAGAAAATGCAGAATTCTCGGGGAACATGTATGGAACAAG TAAAGCAGCAGTCCAGGAGGTACAAGCCAGGAACCAAATCTGTATTCTTGACATCGACATGCAGGGCGTGAGGAATATCAAGAAAACCGACCTGTGTCCAATCTACCTTTCCATTCAACCACCATCATTTGAATTGCTT GAACAACGACTGAGACAGAGACAAACTGAAACCGAGGAAAGTTTACAAAAGAGGTTGCTCGCAGCAAAATTGGACATGGAATTCA GTAAAGAGCCTGGTATGTTTGATGAAGTACTAATTAATGATGTTTTGGAAGATGCCTACAATCAATTGAGATCAGTTCTTATTGAG GAAATTCAAAAGGTGAAAGCCTTACAGAACTGA
- the LOC144505796 gene encoding guanylate kinase-like isoform X2 has protein sequence MLVRHIPNILRRRELYECLLYSMYFNRVTKLLTGAGCILKRRSFGTTQSRNVSIASQVFRRLPCHVQLPSLSMAKPRPVVVSGPSGAGKSTLLKLLLKEYNQVFGFSVSHTTRNPRPGEENGKDYHFVSREEMLRGIEAGEFIENAEFSGNMYGTSKAAVQEVQARNQICILDIDMQGVRNIKKTDLCPIYLSIQPPSFELLEQRLRQRQTETEESLQKRLLAAKLDMEFSKEPGMFDEVLINDVLEDAYNQLRSVLIEEIQKVKALQN, from the exons AACTGTACGAGTGTTTGTTATACTCCATGTATTTCAACCGTGTTACGAAACTGCTAACCGGAGCAGGGTGTATTTTGAAGAGGAGGTCATTTGGAACAACCCAGAGCAGGA ATGTTTCTATTGCAAGTCAGGTGTTCAGAAGACTGCCTTGTCACGTGCAGCTGCCTAGTCTTT cAATGGCAAAACCTAGACCAGTGGTAGTTAGTGGACCATCTGGAGCAGGAAAGAGTACTCTCCTGAAGCTGCTTCTTAAGGAGTATAACCAAGTTTTTGGATTCAGCGTCTCTC ATACAACAAGAAATCCAAGGCCAGGTGAAGAAAATGGCAAAG ATTACCATTTTGTATCGAGAGAAGAAATGCTCCGTGGCATTGAAGCAGGGGAATTTATAGAAAATGCAGAATTCTCGGGGAACATGTATGGAACAAG TAAAGCAGCAGTCCAGGAGGTACAAGCCAGGAACCAAATCTGTATTCTTGACATCGACATGCAGGGCGTGAGGAATATCAAGAAAACCGACCTGTGTCCAATCTACCTTTCCATTCAACCACCATCATTTGAATTGCTT GAACAACGACTGAGACAGAGACAAACTGAAACCGAGGAAAGTTTACAAAAGAGGTTGCTCGCAGCAAAATTGGACATGGAATTCA GTAAAGAGCCTGGTATGTTTGATGAAGTACTAATTAATGATGTTTTGGAAGATGCCTACAATCAATTGAGATCAGTTCTTATTGAG GAAATTCAAAAGGTGAAAGCCTTACAGAACTGA
- the LOC144505796 gene encoding guanylate kinase-like isoform X5, with translation MLVRHIPNILRRRELYECLLYSMYFNRVTKLLTGAGCILKRRSFGTTQSRTMAKPRPVVVSGPSGAGKSTLLKLLLKEYNQVFGFSVSHTTRNPRPGEENGKDYHFVSREEMLRGIEAGEFIENAEFSGNMYGTSKAAVQEVQARNQICILDIDMQGVRNIKKTDLCPIYLSIQPPSFELLEQRLRQRQTETEESLQKRLLAAKLDMEFSKEPGMFDEVLINDVLEDAYNQLRSVLIEEIQKVKALQN, from the exons AACTGTACGAGTGTTTGTTATACTCCATGTATTTCAACCGTGTTACGAAACTGCTAACCGGAGCAGGGTGTATTTTGAAGAGGAGGTCATTTGGAACAACCCAGAGCAGGA cAATGGCAAAACCTAGACCAGTGGTAGTTAGTGGACCATCTGGAGCAGGAAAGAGTACTCTCCTGAAGCTGCTTCTTAAGGAGTATAACCAAGTTTTTGGATTCAGCGTCTCTC ATACAACAAGAAATCCAAGGCCAGGTGAAGAAAATGGCAAAG ATTACCATTTTGTATCGAGAGAAGAAATGCTCCGTGGCATTGAAGCAGGGGAATTTATAGAAAATGCAGAATTCTCGGGGAACATGTATGGAACAAG TAAAGCAGCAGTCCAGGAGGTACAAGCCAGGAACCAAATCTGTATTCTTGACATCGACATGCAGGGCGTGAGGAATATCAAGAAAACCGACCTGTGTCCAATCTACCTTTCCATTCAACCACCATCATTTGAATTGCTT GAACAACGACTGAGACAGAGACAAACTGAAACCGAGGAAAGTTTACAAAAGAGGTTGCTCGCAGCAAAATTGGACATGGAATTCA GTAAAGAGCCTGGTATGTTTGATGAAGTACTAATTAATGATGTTTTGGAAGATGCCTACAATCAATTGAGATCAGTTCTTATTGAG GAAATTCAAAAGGTGAAAGCCTTACAGAACTGA
- the LOC144505796 gene encoding guanylate kinase-like isoform X17, which produces MSMAKPRPVVVSGPSGAGKSTLLKLLLKEYNQVFGFSVSHTTRNPRPGEENGKDYHFVSREEMLRGIEAGEFIENAEFSGNMYGTSKAAVQEVQARNQICILDIDMQGVRNIKKTDLCPIYLSIQPPSFELLEQRLRQRQTETEESLQKRLLAAKLDMEFSKEPGMFDEVLINDVLEDAYNQLRSVLIEEIQKVKALQN; this is translated from the exons ATGT cAATGGCAAAACCTAGACCAGTGGTAGTTAGTGGACCATCTGGAGCAGGAAAGAGTACTCTCCTGAAGCTGCTTCTTAAGGAGTATAACCAAGTTTTTGGATTCAGCGTCTCTC ATACAACAAGAAATCCAAGGCCAGGTGAAGAAAATGGCAAAG ATTACCATTTTGTATCGAGAGAAGAAATGCTCCGTGGCATTGAAGCAGGGGAATTTATAGAAAATGCAGAATTCTCGGGGAACATGTATGGAACAAG TAAAGCAGCAGTCCAGGAGGTACAAGCCAGGAACCAAATCTGTATTCTTGACATCGACATGCAGGGCGTGAGGAATATCAAGAAAACCGACCTGTGTCCAATCTACCTTTCCATTCAACCACCATCATTTGAATTGCTT GAACAACGACTGAGACAGAGACAAACTGAAACCGAGGAAAGTTTACAAAAGAGGTTGCTCGCAGCAAAATTGGACATGGAATTCA GTAAAGAGCCTGGTATGTTTGATGAAGTACTAATTAATGATGTTTTGGAAGATGCCTACAATCAATTGAGATCAGTTCTTATTGAG GAAATTCAAAAGGTGAAAGCCTTACAGAACTGA
- the LOC144505796 gene encoding guanylate kinase-like isoform X3: protein MSGGLLSCWYGTSQTSSGEEMFLLQVRCSEDCLVTCSCLVFVTCALHDQPQHSAESLIAMAKPRPVVVSGPSGAGKSTLLKLLLKEYNQVFGFSVSHTTRNPRPGEENGKDYHFVSREEMLRGIEAGEFIENAEFSGNMYGTSKAAVQEVQARNQICILDIDMQGVRNIKKTDLCPIYLSIQPPSFELLEQRLRQRQTETEESLQKRLLAAKLDMEFSKEPGMFDEVLINDVLEDAYNQLRSVLIEEIQKVKALQN from the exons ATGTTTCTATTGCAAGTCAGGTGTTCAGAAGACTGCCTTGTCACGTGCAGCTGCCTAGTCTTT GTTACTTGCGCTCTTCATGATCAACCCCAACATTCTGCAGAGAGTTTAATAG cAATGGCAAAACCTAGACCAGTGGTAGTTAGTGGACCATCTGGAGCAGGAAAGAGTACTCTCCTGAAGCTGCTTCTTAAGGAGTATAACCAAGTTTTTGGATTCAGCGTCTCTC ATACAACAAGAAATCCAAGGCCAGGTGAAGAAAATGGCAAAG ATTACCATTTTGTATCGAGAGAAGAAATGCTCCGTGGCATTGAAGCAGGGGAATTTATAGAAAATGCAGAATTCTCGGGGAACATGTATGGAACAAG TAAAGCAGCAGTCCAGGAGGTACAAGCCAGGAACCAAATCTGTATTCTTGACATCGACATGCAGGGCGTGAGGAATATCAAGAAAACCGACCTGTGTCCAATCTACCTTTCCATTCAACCACCATCATTTGAATTGCTT GAACAACGACTGAGACAGAGACAAACTGAAACCGAGGAAAGTTTACAAAAGAGGTTGCTCGCAGCAAAATTGGACATGGAATTCA GTAAAGAGCCTGGTATGTTTGATGAAGTACTAATTAATGATGTTTTGGAAGATGCCTACAATCAATTGAGATCAGTTCTTATTGAG GAAATTCAAAAGGTGAAAGCCTTACAGAACTGA
- the LOC144505796 gene encoding guanylate kinase-like isoform X8 — protein sequence MFLLQVRCSEDCLVTCSCLVFVTCALHDQPQHSAESLIAMAKPRPVVVSGPSGAGKSTLLKLLLKEYNQVFGFSVSHTTRNPRPGEENGKDYHFVSREEMLRGIEAGEFIENAEFSGNMYGTSKAAVQEVQARNQICILDIDMQGVRNIKKTDLCPIYLSIQPPSFELLEQRLRQRQTETEESLQKRLLAAKLDMEFSKEPGMFDEVLINDVLEDAYNQLRSVLIEEIQKVKALQN from the exons ATGTTTCTATTGCAAGTCAGGTGTTCAGAAGACTGCCTTGTCACGTGCAGCTGCCTAGTCTTT GTTACTTGCGCTCTTCATGATCAACCCCAACATTCTGCAGAGAGTTTAATAG cAATGGCAAAACCTAGACCAGTGGTAGTTAGTGGACCATCTGGAGCAGGAAAGAGTACTCTCCTGAAGCTGCTTCTTAAGGAGTATAACCAAGTTTTTGGATTCAGCGTCTCTC ATACAACAAGAAATCCAAGGCCAGGTGAAGAAAATGGCAAAG ATTACCATTTTGTATCGAGAGAAGAAATGCTCCGTGGCATTGAAGCAGGGGAATTTATAGAAAATGCAGAATTCTCGGGGAACATGTATGGAACAAG TAAAGCAGCAGTCCAGGAGGTACAAGCCAGGAACCAAATCTGTATTCTTGACATCGACATGCAGGGCGTGAGGAATATCAAGAAAACCGACCTGTGTCCAATCTACCTTTCCATTCAACCACCATCATTTGAATTGCTT GAACAACGACTGAGACAGAGACAAACTGAAACCGAGGAAAGTTTACAAAAGAGGTTGCTCGCAGCAAAATTGGACATGGAATTCA GTAAAGAGCCTGGTATGTTTGATGAAGTACTAATTAATGATGTTTTGGAAGATGCCTACAATCAATTGAGATCAGTTCTTATTGAG GAAATTCAAAAGGTGAAAGCCTTACAGAACTGA
- the LOC144505796 gene encoding guanylate kinase-like isoform X6, translating into MLMFLLQVRCSEDCLVTCSCLVFVTCALHDQPQHSAESLIAMAKPRPVVVSGPSGAGKSTLLKLLLKEYNQVFGFSVSHTTRNPRPGEENGKDYHFVSREEMLRGIEAGEFIENAEFSGNMYGTSKAAVQEVQARNQICILDIDMQGVRNIKKTDLCPIYLSIQPPSFELLEQRLRQRQTETEESLQKRLLAAKLDMEFSKEPGMFDEVLINDVLEDAYNQLRSVLIEEIQKVKALQN; encoded by the exons ATGTTTCTATTGCAAGTCAGGTGTTCAGAAGACTGCCTTGTCACGTGCAGCTGCCTAGTCTTT GTTACTTGCGCTCTTCATGATCAACCCCAACATTCTGCAGAGAGTTTAATAG cAATGGCAAAACCTAGACCAGTGGTAGTTAGTGGACCATCTGGAGCAGGAAAGAGTACTCTCCTGAAGCTGCTTCTTAAGGAGTATAACCAAGTTTTTGGATTCAGCGTCTCTC ATACAACAAGAAATCCAAGGCCAGGTGAAGAAAATGGCAAAG ATTACCATTTTGTATCGAGAGAAGAAATGCTCCGTGGCATTGAAGCAGGGGAATTTATAGAAAATGCAGAATTCTCGGGGAACATGTATGGAACAAG TAAAGCAGCAGTCCAGGAGGTACAAGCCAGGAACCAAATCTGTATTCTTGACATCGACATGCAGGGCGTGAGGAATATCAAGAAAACCGACCTGTGTCCAATCTACCTTTCCATTCAACCACCATCATTTGAATTGCTT GAACAACGACTGAGACAGAGACAAACTGAAACCGAGGAAAGTTTACAAAAGAGGTTGCTCGCAGCAAAATTGGACATGGAATTCA GTAAAGAGCCTGGTATGTTTGATGAAGTACTAATTAATGATGTTTTGGAAGATGCCTACAATCAATTGAGATCAGTTCTTATTGAG GAAATTCAAAAGGTGAAAGCCTTACAGAACTGA
- the LOC144505796 gene encoding guanylate kinase-like isoform X10, whose amino-acid sequence MLVRHIPNILRRRDVSIASQVFRRLPCHVQLPSLSMAKPRPVVVSGPSGAGKSTLLKLLLKEYNQVFGFSVSHTTRNPRPGEENGKDYHFVSREEMLRGIEAGEFIENAEFSGNMYGTSKAAVQEVQARNQICILDIDMQGVRNIKKTDLCPIYLSIQPPSFELLEQRLRQRQTETEESLQKRLLAAKLDMEFSKEPGMFDEVLINDVLEDAYNQLRSVLIEEIQKVKALQN is encoded by the exons ATGTTTCTATTGCAAGTCAGGTGTTCAGAAGACTGCCTTGTCACGTGCAGCTGCCTAGTCTTT cAATGGCAAAACCTAGACCAGTGGTAGTTAGTGGACCATCTGGAGCAGGAAAGAGTACTCTCCTGAAGCTGCTTCTTAAGGAGTATAACCAAGTTTTTGGATTCAGCGTCTCTC ATACAACAAGAAATCCAAGGCCAGGTGAAGAAAATGGCAAAG ATTACCATTTTGTATCGAGAGAAGAAATGCTCCGTGGCATTGAAGCAGGGGAATTTATAGAAAATGCAGAATTCTCGGGGAACATGTATGGAACAAG TAAAGCAGCAGTCCAGGAGGTACAAGCCAGGAACCAAATCTGTATTCTTGACATCGACATGCAGGGCGTGAGGAATATCAAGAAAACCGACCTGTGTCCAATCTACCTTTCCATTCAACCACCATCATTTGAATTGCTT GAACAACGACTGAGACAGAGACAAACTGAAACCGAGGAAAGTTTACAAAAGAGGTTGCTCGCAGCAAAATTGGACATGGAATTCA GTAAAGAGCCTGGTATGTTTGATGAAGTACTAATTAATGATGTTTTGGAAGATGCCTACAATCAATTGAGATCAGTTCTTATTGAG GAAATTCAAAAGGTGAAAGCCTTACAGAACTGA
- the LOC144505796 gene encoding guanylate kinase-like isoform X12, with protein sequence MSGGLLSCCQVFRRLPCHVQLPSLSMAKPRPVVVSGPSGAGKSTLLKLLLKEYNQVFGFSVSHTTRNPRPGEENGKDYHFVSREEMLRGIEAGEFIENAEFSGNMYGTSKAAVQEVQARNQICILDIDMQGVRNIKKTDLCPIYLSIQPPSFELLEQRLRQRQTETEESLQKRLLAAKLDMEFSKEPGMFDEVLINDVLEDAYNQLRSVLIEEIQKVKALQN encoded by the exons TCAGGTGTTCAGAAGACTGCCTTGTCACGTGCAGCTGCCTAGTCTTT cAATGGCAAAACCTAGACCAGTGGTAGTTAGTGGACCATCTGGAGCAGGAAAGAGTACTCTCCTGAAGCTGCTTCTTAAGGAGTATAACCAAGTTTTTGGATTCAGCGTCTCTC ATACAACAAGAAATCCAAGGCCAGGTGAAGAAAATGGCAAAG ATTACCATTTTGTATCGAGAGAAGAAATGCTCCGTGGCATTGAAGCAGGGGAATTTATAGAAAATGCAGAATTCTCGGGGAACATGTATGGAACAAG TAAAGCAGCAGTCCAGGAGGTACAAGCCAGGAACCAAATCTGTATTCTTGACATCGACATGCAGGGCGTGAGGAATATCAAGAAAACCGACCTGTGTCCAATCTACCTTTCCATTCAACCACCATCATTTGAATTGCTT GAACAACGACTGAGACAGAGACAAACTGAAACCGAGGAAAGTTTACAAAAGAGGTTGCTCGCAGCAAAATTGGACATGGAATTCA GTAAAGAGCCTGGTATGTTTGATGAAGTACTAATTAATGATGTTTTGGAAGATGCCTACAATCAATTGAGATCAGTTCTTATTGAG GAAATTCAAAAGGTGAAAGCCTTACAGAACTGA
- the LOC144505796 gene encoding guanylate kinase-like isoform X7 — MSGGLLSCWCSEDCLVTCSCLVFVTCALHDQPQHSAESLIAMAKPRPVVVSGPSGAGKSTLLKLLLKEYNQVFGFSVSHTTRNPRPGEENGKDYHFVSREEMLRGIEAGEFIENAEFSGNMYGTSKAAVQEVQARNQICILDIDMQGVRNIKKTDLCPIYLSIQPPSFELLEQRLRQRQTETEESLQKRLLAAKLDMEFSKEPGMFDEVLINDVLEDAYNQLRSVLIEEIQKVKALQN; from the exons GTGTTCAGAAGACTGCCTTGTCACGTGCAGCTGCCTAGTCTTT GTTACTTGCGCTCTTCATGATCAACCCCAACATTCTGCAGAGAGTTTAATAG cAATGGCAAAACCTAGACCAGTGGTAGTTAGTGGACCATCTGGAGCAGGAAAGAGTACTCTCCTGAAGCTGCTTCTTAAGGAGTATAACCAAGTTTTTGGATTCAGCGTCTCTC ATACAACAAGAAATCCAAGGCCAGGTGAAGAAAATGGCAAAG ATTACCATTTTGTATCGAGAGAAGAAATGCTCCGTGGCATTGAAGCAGGGGAATTTATAGAAAATGCAGAATTCTCGGGGAACATGTATGGAACAAG TAAAGCAGCAGTCCAGGAGGTACAAGCCAGGAACCAAATCTGTATTCTTGACATCGACATGCAGGGCGTGAGGAATATCAAGAAAACCGACCTGTGTCCAATCTACCTTTCCATTCAACCACCATCATTTGAATTGCTT GAACAACGACTGAGACAGAGACAAACTGAAACCGAGGAAAGTTTACAAAAGAGGTTGCTCGCAGCAAAATTGGACATGGAATTCA GTAAAGAGCCTGGTATGTTTGATGAAGTACTAATTAATGATGTTTTGGAAGATGCCTACAATCAATTGAGATCAGTTCTTATTGAG GAAATTCAAAAGGTGAAAGCCTTACAGAACTGA
- the LOC144505796 gene encoding guanylate kinase-like isoform X14: MLVFRRLPCHVQLPSLSMAKPRPVVVSGPSGAGKSTLLKLLLKEYNQVFGFSVSHTTRNPRPGEENGKDYHFVSREEMLRGIEAGEFIENAEFSGNMYGTSKAAVQEVQARNQICILDIDMQGVRNIKKTDLCPIYLSIQPPSFELLEQRLRQRQTETEESLQKRLLAAKLDMEFSKEPGMFDEVLINDVLEDAYNQLRSVLIEEIQKVKALQN; this comes from the exons GTGTTCAGAAGACTGCCTTGTCACGTGCAGCTGCCTAGTCTTT cAATGGCAAAACCTAGACCAGTGGTAGTTAGTGGACCATCTGGAGCAGGAAAGAGTACTCTCCTGAAGCTGCTTCTTAAGGAGTATAACCAAGTTTTTGGATTCAGCGTCTCTC ATACAACAAGAAATCCAAGGCCAGGTGAAGAAAATGGCAAAG ATTACCATTTTGTATCGAGAGAAGAAATGCTCCGTGGCATTGAAGCAGGGGAATTTATAGAAAATGCAGAATTCTCGGGGAACATGTATGGAACAAG TAAAGCAGCAGTCCAGGAGGTACAAGCCAGGAACCAAATCTGTATTCTTGACATCGACATGCAGGGCGTGAGGAATATCAAGAAAACCGACCTGTGTCCAATCTACCTTTCCATTCAACCACCATCATTTGAATTGCTT GAACAACGACTGAGACAGAGACAAACTGAAACCGAGGAAAGTTTACAAAAGAGGTTGCTCGCAGCAAAATTGGACATGGAATTCA GTAAAGAGCCTGGTATGTTTGATGAAGTACTAATTAATGATGTTTTGGAAGATGCCTACAATCAATTGAGATCAGTTCTTATTGAG GAAATTCAAAAGGTGAAAGCCTTACAGAACTGA
- the LOC144505796 gene encoding guanylate kinase-like isoform X11, with translation MSGGLLSCWYGTSQTSSGEEVFRRLPCHVQLPSLSMAKPRPVVVSGPSGAGKSTLLKLLLKEYNQVFGFSVSHTTRNPRPGEENGKDYHFVSREEMLRGIEAGEFIENAEFSGNMYGTSKAAVQEVQARNQICILDIDMQGVRNIKKTDLCPIYLSIQPPSFELLEQRLRQRQTETEESLQKRLLAAKLDMEFSKEPGMFDEVLINDVLEDAYNQLRSVLIEEIQKVKALQN, from the exons GTGTTCAGAAGACTGCCTTGTCACGTGCAGCTGCCTAGTCTTT cAATGGCAAAACCTAGACCAGTGGTAGTTAGTGGACCATCTGGAGCAGGAAAGAGTACTCTCCTGAAGCTGCTTCTTAAGGAGTATAACCAAGTTTTTGGATTCAGCGTCTCTC ATACAACAAGAAATCCAAGGCCAGGTGAAGAAAATGGCAAAG ATTACCATTTTGTATCGAGAGAAGAAATGCTCCGTGGCATTGAAGCAGGGGAATTTATAGAAAATGCAGAATTCTCGGGGAACATGTATGGAACAAG TAAAGCAGCAGTCCAGGAGGTACAAGCCAGGAACCAAATCTGTATTCTTGACATCGACATGCAGGGCGTGAGGAATATCAAGAAAACCGACCTGTGTCCAATCTACCTTTCCATTCAACCACCATCATTTGAATTGCTT GAACAACGACTGAGACAGAGACAAACTGAAACCGAGGAAAGTTTACAAAAGAGGTTGCTCGCAGCAAAATTGGACATGGAATTCA GTAAAGAGCCTGGTATGTTTGATGAAGTACTAATTAATGATGTTTTGGAAGATGCCTACAATCAATTGAGATCAGTTCTTATTGAG GAAATTCAAAAGGTGAAAGCCTTACAGAACTGA
- the LOC144505796 gene encoding guanylate kinase-like isoform X9 codes for MSGGLLSCWYGTSQTSSGEEVTCALHDQPQHSAESLIAMAKPRPVVVSGPSGAGKSTLLKLLLKEYNQVFGFSVSHTTRNPRPGEENGKDYHFVSREEMLRGIEAGEFIENAEFSGNMYGTSKAAVQEVQARNQICILDIDMQGVRNIKKTDLCPIYLSIQPPSFELLEQRLRQRQTETEESLQKRLLAAKLDMEFSKEPGMFDEVLINDVLEDAYNQLRSVLIEEIQKVKALQN; via the exons GTTACTTGCGCTCTTCATGATCAACCCCAACATTCTGCAGAGAGTTTAATAG cAATGGCAAAACCTAGACCAGTGGTAGTTAGTGGACCATCTGGAGCAGGAAAGAGTACTCTCCTGAAGCTGCTTCTTAAGGAGTATAACCAAGTTTTTGGATTCAGCGTCTCTC ATACAACAAGAAATCCAAGGCCAGGTGAAGAAAATGGCAAAG ATTACCATTTTGTATCGAGAGAAGAAATGCTCCGTGGCATTGAAGCAGGGGAATTTATAGAAAATGCAGAATTCTCGGGGAACATGTATGGAACAAG TAAAGCAGCAGTCCAGGAGGTACAAGCCAGGAACCAAATCTGTATTCTTGACATCGACATGCAGGGCGTGAGGAATATCAAGAAAACCGACCTGTGTCCAATCTACCTTTCCATTCAACCACCATCATTTGAATTGCTT GAACAACGACTGAGACAGAGACAAACTGAAACCGAGGAAAGTTTACAAAAGAGGTTGCTCGCAGCAAAATTGGACATGGAATTCA GTAAAGAGCCTGGTATGTTTGATGAAGTACTAATTAATGATGTTTTGGAAGATGCCTACAATCAATTGAGATCAGTTCTTATTGAG GAAATTCAAAAGGTGAAAGCCTTACAGAACTGA